In Pseudomonas campi, the sequence CCAGGGGCCCCAGGGGGTCGGCAGCGACAGGTCGGTCTCGCGGATGCGGCCCTTGATCTCTTCGAACAGCGCTTCGCGCAGCGGCGCCTGTTCGGCCAGCTCGGCTTCCAAATAGGCGTTTTCCGCCTTGAGGTAGTCGAGCACCTCGTCGGTGTCACGCTGCTCCAACCAATGGTAAGGATCGGTAGCGGCTTCGCGACGGGCAATCGGGGCGTTGGGCATGGGGCTTCTCATTCAAGAGGGCGGAGAGTCTGTTCACGATCTGGCGAGCTAGAGACAGGCAAGGCGAAATCGGGCGAAGAAGCGCAGTTTACGCGTTGTAAATGAGCATTCTGAGCCCGATTTCAACGCAGCATGGCCGACGCGCAGCGGATCGTGAGCAGACTCTGACGGCAGGGGCGCCGGGGCGCTTAAAAGCCGTTATGATAAGCGCCCCTTTGCCGGCCAAGCCATCAACCCGCATGACTGAACAAGACTATCTGCTTGCCTGGGCCATTTACGCCGTTTCTGCACTTGGCTGCCTGCTGGTCTGGATCCAGCTGACCGGCTGGGTCTGGCGTTGGCTGCGCGAGCCACTGCGCCTGCTGGTGGCCGTGCTGCTGCTGACCCCGACCATCGTCGATCCGGCCAAGGAGCTGTTCGCTCCGGCCATCGCCATCACCGCCATGGACCTGCTGCTCAAGGTTGGCAACAACGCCTGGCGTGCGGTGGCGGACCTGGCCATCTATGGCCTGATCACCTTTGCCGTGTGGCTGGCCTTCGCCGGTCTGCGCTGGCCTGTCGAACGCTGGTGGAAAGCGCGGCGTGCGCCGGCTCCTACCCAGGCCGCAGAAGACGAGCCGACCCTGCGTGAAATGATGGCCCGCGACGACAGCTTCTCGGCCGATACCCGCATGGATGCCAACGGCGACCGCCGCCTGCGCATCGAGCCGCGCCTGTAACGCGGCTTACAGCGCGGCTTGTTGCGCGGACTGCGCCAGGCAGAGACAAGGAGTGCCCATGAACTGCGTGTTCTGCGCCATCGCCGACGGCCAGCTGCCGGCCCATATCGTCCATGAGGACGAACACTTCCTGGTGCTGCTGGATATCTTCCCGTTGCGCCCGGCCCATCTGCTGATCGTCGCCAAGGGCCATGCACCGCTCCTCGCCGACCTGCCGATGGTTGCCCGCGAGGCCCTGCTGGCCTTGGCCGACCGAGTGGGGCAGGCGCTCTATCGCAGCGATCCGAGCGTGTTGGGGATCAACTTCCTGCTCAACGACGGCCCGGTCGCCAATCAGCACGTCCCGCACCTGCATCTGCATCTGATTCCGCGCCGCACAGGCGACCTGGCGGCGTTATGCTGGCGCACCCTTACCCGCTTCCTGCCGCTGGGCCGCAAGCGCATCGAGGCGCGCCTGCAGCGCGAGGCACAGCTGCTGCGCAGCGCCCTGCAATGAGAGCTAGCAAGCATGTGTGAACTGCTCGGCATGAGTGCCAACGTACCCACCGATATCGTGTTCAGCTTCACCGGGCTGATGCAGCGCGGCGGTGGCACCGGCCCGCACCGCGACGGCTGGGGCATTGCCTTCTACGAGGGCCGTGGCCTGCGCCTGTTCCAGGACCCGGCAGCCAGCGTCGAGTCGGAAGTCGCACGGCTGGTGCAGCGCTACCCGATCAAGAGCGAAACGGTGATCGGCCATATC encodes:
- a CDS encoding MFS transporter translates to MTEQDYLLAWAIYAVSALGCLLVWIQLTGWVWRWLREPLRLLVAVLLLTPTIVDPAKELFAPAIAITAMDLLLKVGNNAWRAVADLAIYGLITFAVWLAFAGLRWPVERWWKARRAPAPTQAAEDEPTLREMMARDDSFSADTRMDANGDRRLRIEPRL
- a CDS encoding HIT family protein, with protein sequence MNCVFCAIADGQLPAHIVHEDEHFLVLLDIFPLRPAHLLIVAKGHAPLLADLPMVAREALLALADRVGQALYRSDPSVLGINFLLNDGPVANQHVPHLHLHLIPRRTGDLAALCWRTLTRFLPLGRKRIEARLQREAQLLRSALQ